A region of the Acidobacteriota bacterium genome:
GGCCGGTGCCGATCGACGGCATCGACGGCGAATCGCGCAAAGCAGTCATGGACGTGACGCGCCACGTCCGCGGCGAGATCGGACGGCTCTACAAGGTGCTGCCCACGGCGGTGCTGGCCGCGGCGATGACAGCGTCGGGCTCGAAGGCCGAGCTCTCCGACCGCATCAACGTGATCCTCGACGCGCTGCGCGCCGCCGACGCCAACCTCGGCGTGCAGACGGCCGACGAAGTGCTGGCGCTCGGCAGCGAGCCGCTGGCCACGCGTAACATCATCGTGATCGAAAACGGCCGTTACCGCGTCCGCGAGCGCAGCGTGCTCCGGTATTACGGCCGATCGATCGCGCACCTGCTGGCGCCCCCCGGCGCCACCCACTAAGGTCCCGGCCACGAATGCTCGACGTCACCTCAAAGGCCCTGTTCCACGGCCTTGCCCAAGTCTCTGCGCTGCAACGATTCGCGTCCTCCTACGGGATGCGGCCGGGCGGGTTTGCCCGCCGGTTCATTGCCGGCGAGACGGTTGAAGAGGCGATCGCCTCGGTCGCCGACCTGCCCGGTAAGGGGCTGGGCCTGACGCTCGACTACCTTGGCGAAAGCGTGGCCAGCGCGGATGCCGCGGCTGCGGCCGCAGCCGACTATGTCGGCATCATCGGCAAGATCGTCGCGTCGGGCATCGAGCGCAACGTCTCGCTCAAGCTGACGCAGCTCGGCCTCGATGTCGACCACGCCACGGCGGTCGACAACATGCGGCGCATTCTCGAGCCGGCCGATGCCAACGGCTTCTTCGTGCGCATCGACATGGAAAACTCGCCCTACACCGACGCCACGTTGAACATCCTCGCGACCCTTCGGCAGCAGGGCCACACCTCGATCGGCACCGTGATCCAGACCTGCCTGAAGCGCTCGGAGGCCGACATCCGCCGGCTGAACGGAATGGGCGTGCGCGTGCGGCTGGTCAAGGGCGCCTACAAGGAGCCCCGCACCGTCGCGTATCAGCAGAAGACCGAAGTCGATGCCGCGTTCGTGGACCTGATGCGCTTGCTGATGGACGAGGGGACCTACCCGGCCATTGCCACCCATGACCCGATCATGATCGACGCCGCCAAGGCCTATGCGAAGAGCAAGGGCTACGCCAACGATCGGTTCGAGTTCCAGATGTTGTACGGCATTCGCCGCGACCTGCAGACGGCGCTCGTCGCGCAGGGGTACCGGGTGCGCGTCTACGTGCCATTCGGCAAGCAGTGGTATCCGTACTTCATGCGCCGCCTCGGCGAGCGGCCGGCCAACGTGGCGTTTGTTGTGAAGGGTCTGTTGCGCGACTAACGACACCACTCGCGCGCCAGCGAAACGAGCGCGTCGCGGCACGTAAGCACCGACTGCGTGTCGACCCACTCTTCGATGCTGTGAAGCCCGGCACCCGTCGGTCCGTAGAGGATCGCCGGAATGCCGGCTTCGCTGAGCACGGCGGCATCGGTCCAAAAACTCATCCCGATCACAGGTGCCACGGTGCCAGGGTGCCCCGGTGCCACGGTGCGGAGAGCCTGCAGCATGGCCATCGGCAACGCGTGATCCGGCGCGATCTCGTGCGGCGGACGGCCGAAGGCGACTTTCGCGGCGCCCTTGAATTCAGGATCGTCGCGGCGTAACCGTTCGAGAATCGCTTCGACCTCAGTCCCCGCGATACCCGGAGCTTCACCGGGCACCGTTCGCCGTTCCATCTGCAGGTGGCAGCGGTCGGGGTAACTGCTCAACTCGTGGCCACCGGCAATCACCGAGGCATGGAGTGAGGCGGTGCCCAGCAGTGCGTGCGGTGTGCGTGATTGCAGATCGCGGTCGAGCGCATCGAGCGCGCCCAGCACGCGTCCCATCAGGCGGATGGCATCGCGGCCGTCACGCGGCCGGCTGCCATGGGCGGCGCGGCCCTCGGTCTCGATCTCCACCCACTCGAAACCCTTGTGCGCCACGGCCACCTGGAGGTCGGTCGGCTCGGTGACCACCGCGCCGTCGGCGCGCCAGCGGGTGACCAATGCATCGGCGCCGATGCTGGCATGCTCCTCGTCCACGACGCAGGCAATCACCAGGCGGCCGGCGTCGAGTCCGCCGGATTCGGCGATGACGCGGGCGGCGCCGATCATGGCCGCCACCCCGCTCTTCATGTCCTGTGAACCGCGGCCGTAGATTCGGCCGCCTCGCTCGGCGGGATCGAACGGCCGCGTCATCTCGGAGACGCCGACGGTGTCGGTGTGTCCGCAGTACATCAGCGAGCGACCAGGCGCCTTCCCTTCCAACGTACCGACGACGTTCGGCCGTCCCGGCGCCACTTCCTGGATCTCGACGGTGAGCCCGATCGTCCGCAACTCGTCCGCGAGCGCGCGCGCAACCGCGGCCTCGCCCGCCGCTCCCGGCACGAGCGACGGATTGATTGAATCGATGGCGACAAGTTGTTTCAGCAGCGTGAGTGTGGGATCCATCACCAGACGACCTCGACGCCATACTTGTGGAAGACACGATCTCTCGTTACCACCGGGTAGCGTTCTGTCAGTGCCTGCGCCACCAGCAAGCGGTCGAATGGATCGCGATGGTGCCACGGCAGGTCTTCGACCCTGGCAGCGTGGGTCCACGAGATGGCCAGCATGCGGTAGCCCTGACCGACCTTCTCAGCGAGATAGCCGCCGACCGGACCCGGCAGCTGGAGCCGCCCCAGACTCGCCTTGATGGCCATTTCCCACACCGAGGCGGCGCTGATCAGCAGCTCGGCATCGTCGGCTTCGATGGCCCGGCGCGCGGCCTTGCTGAGCCGGCGGTCCCCGGCCTGAAACCACAGGAGCGCGTGGGTGTCGAGGAGGAGCTTCACCGGTATGACTTCATGTCGGGCAACGGGGCCTCGAAGTCGTCGGCCATGGCCACCCGGCCGCGATCGGCACCGAAGGTGGGGCGACCGGTGCCCACGGTGATGGGGCGCAGTTCGGCGATCGGCTTGCCACGCTTGGTGATGCGGTAGGCGCGGCCACGGCTGACGTTGTCGAGCAGCTCCGACAGCCGGGTCTTGGCCTCAAAGGCGCCGATGTCTTCGGTGTCCATACCAACTAGTTTACCGTACTGGTTGACATCAGCCGGGCCAGCCATCGGCTATTCTGTGCAGGTGAGTCTCGAGCAGGACGCCCGTCGTGTCGCCCTCGCCGTGCGCGAAGCGGGTGGCCGCGCGCTGTGCGTCGGCGGCTTTGTCCGCGACCGTCTACTGCAACAACCGTCCGAGGACCTCGATTTAGAGGTCTTCGGGATCCCCGAAGATCGCCTGCGCGCACTGCTGACTACCCTGGGCCGGGTCGAGCCGGTCGGCCAGGCCTTTCCGGTCTACAAGCTCGGCCACATCGATGTCGCGCTGCCCCGCCGCGAATCGAAATCGGGCCGCGGCCACAAGGGCTTCATCGTCGAAGGCGACCACTCGATGTCGTTCGAAGAGGCGGCGCGCCGGCGCGACTTCACGATTAACGCCATTGGCTGGGATCCGCTGACCGACGAGTACCTGGACCCGTTCAAGGGACGCGACGACCTCGACGCGCGGCGATTGCGGGTCGTGGATGCGGTGACCTTTGGCGATGACTCGCTGCGCGTGCTGCGCGCGTTGCAGTTTGCGGCGCGATTCGAGTTGACGATCGAGCCGGCCACCGCGGACATCTGTCGGCGCATCCCAATCGACGATCTGCCGGCCGAACGGATCTGGGGCGAGATCGAGAAGCTGCTGCTGAAGGCACCGCGGCCCTCGATTGGGTTCGCGCTCGCGCGCCAGCTCGGCGTGATCGAGCAAGTCCTGCCGGAGATGGTGCCGCTCTACGAGTGCCCGCAGGATGCGGAGTGGCATCCCGAGGGCAACGTCTGGATCCACACGCTGATGGTGATCGACGAGGCGAGAGCACGAAACGCGGATCTGGACCGCGCCCGGCTTGCCACCATCATGCTGAGCGCCGTCTGCCACGACCTGGGCAAGCCGTTGACGACGGCGCTGATCGATGGCCGGGTGCGATCGCCTGGGCACGAAGCCGCCGGCGTGCCGCTGGCCACGGCCATACTCGACCGCCTCAACGTGCATTCGCTCGATAACTTCGACGTCCGCGCCCAAGTGCTGGGCATCACGGCCGAACACCTGCGGCCGAGCGCGTTTCACAAGCAGAAGGACACGGTCACCGACGGCGCCTTCCGCCGCCTGGCGCAGAAGGTGGACCTCGAACTGCTGGTTCGTTTCGGCCGTGCCGATTGCCACGGCCGGACCGGCACGTTCGACTGCTCCGCCATGGACTGGTTCATCGACCGCGCCCGGGCACTGGGCGTCGAGCACAAGCCACCCGCGCCGATCCTGCTCGGGCGCCACCTGATCGAACTGGGCGTGGCCCCGGGCCCGCGGATGGGGGAGATCCTGCGGGCGGTCTACGAACTGCAGTTGGACGGCGCGGTCACGACACTTGACGACGCGGTCCTCAAGGCCAAGAATTTCACAGGAGCCTAGAAGATCAAGAGAACAATTTTTCTCCTGATCTCCTGATCTCCTGTTCACCTTACGACCCGAAATGCCGGACGCGCGGGAGTAATCCGGCCGGCGGCGCGCCGTGTTCAACGGCCTTCCATCCGAGAAGGCCCGCGGGTTCGCCGAAAATCACAATGACGCGTCCGTCGCGCGGGGTGGCCGGTCGCTCGAGCGCGTCGACCACCTCGCGCCCGGCGGCGCCACCCGGCACGAGCGCGGCCGTCGGCGCGACCAGGCGCGTCGCCCCTCGCTCGCGCAATTTCCGCGCGTGCTCCTGGCACGCCCAGTAGCTGTCCTGGTTACCGGTCGCGACCGCCAGCTTCAACATCACCGCCTGGGCGGGCTCATCCTCACTCAGTTCGACGGCCCAGAGGACACGTCGAAAAGTCGCCACGTCGGCGGGATCGTGAATCTCCTCGTGCCGTAACAACTCAGCCCAGGCGCCGTCGGGCGTATCGGCGAAGTAATGGGCCGGACCCTCGCCATCGGCATGCCAGCGAGCAGCAGGCTGGTCAGAGTCGCTCCAGAGAAAGGGATAGCGAGGATCGGCCTGGCGAAAACCAGTCACGTGGCCCCCAGCGCGACCAGCGATCGCGCCAACTCCCGCACCTTTTGCGGCGGCGCATCATCGGGATTCCAGTCTCCGGTCAGCAGGGCGGCGGGCGCACGGCCACTGAGCGCAGTGCGCTTGCGTTCGAACCATCGGCGGACGCCGACTTCGTTGTATGCCCCGGCGAGGTCGCCCACGATCAGGGCCACGTGGTGCAGTCGCGCCGCCACGTCGTCTGGCGTGTCGCGCTCGCCAGACGCATAGCGCTTCAGGCTCGAGACCGACACGTTTAGTAACGGGGCGAGTTGATCGGCATCGATGACGCGAGTGACTGCCGGCCACTCGAATTTGGGCGCCGGCGACGAGTCGAGGGCGGCAATCACCAACTTCAGGAGCGATTCAGCCTCGGCCGCCGAGGGCGGCTCGACGTTGTCGAAATGGAGCGCCGGTCCGCGGGCAATGCCGGCCTCGCTGACGCGCTGCAGCAGGCGCGAGATGTCGGCGGCGTCGAGCGAGGAGGCATTTGCTTCGACCAGGCCCATCCCCTCGGCGCGCCGCCACACCTCGATCGCCAGCGACCGAATGGAGCGGGTCGCTATTGGATCAGATTTGGACTTGATTTGGGCCTGAGCCATAACCCAAATCTATTCCCATTGGTGGGACTTGTCAAATCCGGGGTCAGACCGCGATGTACTTGGCGAACTTGTCGGGAGCAACGTTGCCACCGGTAACGATTGCGACCACCTTGCCGCCGGGGTGACCAAGACCCAGGTGGACGGCGGCGGTGGTGATGGCGCCGCTCGGCTCGGCCACGATGCGGGCGTGCTTGAACAACCAGGCGACCGCCGCGGCGATGTCGGCCTCGCCGACCGTTACCACTTCATCCACGTACTTCTGGACGTGCGCAAACGTGAGGTCGCCGGGACGCAGGTTCATGAGGCCGTCGGCAATGCTCGCCGAGGAATCGAGCGTCACCGGATGACCAGCTTCGAGTGAGCGCGACATCTTGGCCGCACCGGACGGTTCGACCGCCACCACCCGGACCGACGGATTCGACAGCTTGATGGCGGCCGCGACGCCGGAGACCAGGCCGCCGCCGCCGGCGGGCACGAACACCGTGCCGACATCGGCGCACTGCTCGAGGATCTCGAGGCCGGTGGTGCCCTGGCCAATCACGATCAGGCGGTGGTCGAACGGCGGCACCATGGTCAACCCACGCTCGCGCGCTTCTTTCTCGGCCCGCGCCTGGCGATCGAGCGACGTGGTGCCCTCCATGATGACTTCAGCGCCGTAACTCTTGCAGCCTTCCACCTTCACCGCCGGCGCGGTAGTGGGCATGACGATCACGGCCGGCGCGCCCAGTGTCCTGGCGGCGAGAGCGACAGCCTGGCCGTGATTACCGGACGAATACGTGATCACGCCACGCGTCAGCTGCTCGGGCGACAACTGCGCGATCATGTTGAACGCGCCGCGAATCTTGAACGCGCCCATCGGCTGCAGGTTTTCGCACTTCAGCAGCAGCCCATCGACGTCAAGCAGCGGTGTGTAGACGGCGGCGTTCTCAATCCGTGCGCGTGCCGCGCGAATCTCGTCGAGCGTAACGAATGGTTCCATGAAGGCCCCCGGCGGCACTAAAGTGCCGCCCTCCTGGCGTGCTCAGACACTACTTCCTTCGCACTTGGGCGAATTGATCACCGTCGTTGTACTTGGGCAGCTCTGGCAGCGCGGCGATCCGCCAGCCGAGCTGCGCCAGCAGCTTCAGGTCGTCGACGCCGCCGCTGAAATCCCACGAGGCGTCGTACTGGTCGGTCGGCTGGTGGTAGTCCTTGCCGTTGTACTCTTCCTGCTTCTTGAGGAGTGCCGCGGCGTTCGGACCGGTGAACTGCTTCGGCGAGCTCAGCGACAGCGCCGGCACGCCGGCCTTCGCGAACGGGAAGTGGTCCGAGCGGAAGAAATAGCCGCGTTCAGGATGCGCGTCGATCCCGAGCGTGCGGCCGCGCTCCTTCAGGAGGGCCTCGACCATCGGCCCCAGCGTCGAGCGATCCGAGCCGAGTTGCACCATGTCGTTCGTGGGCCCGAGGTAATTCACGCCGTCCACGTTGATGTTGGCGGCGACCTTGTCGATGGGGAGCGGCGGGTTGGCCGCCAGGAACGACGAACCGAGCAGGCCCGATTCCTCGGCGGTCACGAACGCGAAGTAGATCGATCGCGCCGGCGGCTGCGGCGAGTTCTTGAAGGCCTTGGCGATCTCGAGCACGCCGGCCACGCCCGAGGCATTGTCGTAGGCGCCGTTGTAAATCCGATCCGCGCCAGGCGCGTCGGTCGGCAGCGCCTCGCGCACGCCGAAGTGGTCCCAGTGCGCGCTGTAAATCACCGCCTCGGACGGGTTGGTCCCCTTCAGAACGCCAATCACGTTCGGCGAGGTCTTGCGGGCCGAGCGCTGGGTCAACGTCGCGGCCGCGCGGGTGTTGAGGGTGACGGCCTTGAAGCCGCGCTTGCTGGCGGCCTCGCGCAGGGTGTCGAGGTTACGGCCTCCGCGGCGCACCAGATCCTTTGCCGACCGGTCGGTGATCCAGCCCTTGATGTTGAGCGCCGGTTCGCCGGGCTGCGGCGGCAAGGAATACTGTGTCCCGCTCCACGACGACTGCACCACCTGCCACGGATAGGTGGCCGATTCGTCGGTGTGGATCAACAGCGCGCCGGCCGCACCCTGGCGGGCGGCCTCTTCGTACTTGTAGGTCCAGCGGCCGTAGTAGGTCAGCGCCGGCCCCCCGAACAACGTCGGCTCGTCCGCGGGCGCAGGCGGATCGTTGACCATGATCAGCACCCACTTGCCGCGCACGTTGGCGCCTTCGTAGTCGTTCCACTTCAGCTCGGGCGCGTTGATGCCGTAGCCGACGAACACCACCTCGCCCTGGACCTGCACGCGCGGTCGCTCGACACCCGCGTTCGCAATCATGTCGGTGTTATAGCGATAGGTGTTTCCCGGCACGCTGAGCACGAAGTTGCGGTCGGTCACCGCTTCCACAATGGGCACCTGCTGAAAATAGCTCCCATCAGGAGCACCAGGCTCAATGCCGATCGCGGTCAGTTGTTTCACCAGGTAGTCGGCCGTCTTCTCGCCGCCGGGGGTCGCCGGCGCGCGGCCCTCGAACTCGTCCGACGCCAGCACCTTGATGTGCGTCGTCAACGAATCGACCGTGATCTCGCCCTCAGCCGGAGTGGGCGGTGGTGGCGGCGGCGGGGCCGGCTGCGTGCAGGCGGCGGTGAAAATCAGCAGGCCGGCGATCGTCAGAAACTTTGGCACGTTGGCACCCTGCACTATAGGCACCTTAGGCACTCAGGCACCTTAGGCACTTTTGCTATTCGTTCTTCTCACGCTGGGCGTTGCGATATTCCTCGACCAGGCGCGCCACGCTGTTGGCGACACCCGACTGGCTCGGTGACCAGCCGAGCGCCCGCGCCTTCGGGCTCCGCACCTTCTGATCGAGCGCCAGGCAATCGGCATAGGCGCCGAACTTCTTGCGCGCTTCCGCCATCGGCATGTAGCGGATGTCGGGCCGCTGTGGCACCTGCCCGGCAATGGCCTCGACGATGTCGCTGACCTTCTCGTCGGCCTCGTCCGTGGCGTGGAAGACCCCCGTGGCCAGCGGCGACTCGAGCACCTTCACGTAGAGGTCTCCCAGGTCGTGGTCGTAAATACACGCCCAGCGGTTCTTGCCGGGACCGACCACCCGGACGAGGCCGTTCAGGGCGTCCTTGATGAGGTCCGAGACAATGCCGCGACCGCCGCCGTAGACAATGCCCGGCCGGATCACGACCGGGCGCACCCCGGACGAAGCGGCCCCCAGTACCAGATCCTCATGGGCCGGACGCCACGCCACGTGCGGCGGGGGATCGAGCGGCGAGTCCTCGTCCGCGGCCCTCGCGGCGCGCCCCAGCACCCAGACCCCCGAGGTGTAGAGAAACGCCCGTGCCTTGCCGTCGGCGGCCATGGCGTCGCGCTGGGCCGTCAGCATGATCTCAATCGCCTGCTGGTCGGCCTGCACGCCGCGGGGCGACGATTCGAAGGCCGTGTGGACCACCGCGTCCGCGGACTTCAGCAGCGACACGTACAACTTGGGCAGACCGAGCTCCGCGACGACCGGAGTGGCGCCCTTGGCGCGCAGTTTTTCGGCTTTTTCCGGGTCGCGGGCGATGGCCGTGACCTGGTGGCCCCCCTTGATCATCGCGTCGAGTACTGCCGACCCGATGTACCCGGTGGCGCCTGTCAAGAATATGTGCATCAACTCCCCGAATGAGACAGACAGGTATTGTAGTCGACCGGGATAACGGACGTTAGAATTTGAGATTCCCGCGTGAACACGCTGATTGACCTCTTCCGCACGCTCGAGTCCAGGCGCGGCGAATGCCTCGTGTATGACGATGGCTTTCGCGTGCGACGGCATTCGTATGCAGACGTCACGGCGGCCAGCCGGGGGTTTGCGGCGTACTTGTCAAGCCAGGGCCTCGGCCGGGGTGACAAGGTCCTGATCTGGGGCGAGAACCGGCCCGAGTGGGTGGTCGCGTATTGGGGCATCCAGCTGATTGGCGCGGTCGCCGTCCCGATCGACTACCGCTCGTCGTCGGACTTCGTGACCCGCATCCGCGGCCTCGTCCGCGCGCGCCTCGTTCTGGCGGGTGACGAAGTCGAACCGGGCGCCATGGACACCGTGCCGCTGGCTGGCATCGACTGGAACAGCGATGGACCGGTGCCGGACCTGCCTGTTGACCGCAACGACGTGGCGCAGATCGTCTTCACCTCGGGCGCGACAGCCGAGCCGAAAGGCGTACTCATCCGCCACCGGAACATCCTCGCCAACCTCAACCCGATCGCCCGGGAGATCGATCGCTACAAGCGCTATGCCCGTCCGTTCCGTCCGATCCGCTTCCTGAACCTGTTGCCGCTCAGCCATGTGTTCGGGCAGGCCATGGCCACCGGCATCCCGCCCCTGATCGACGGCTCGGTCGTCTTCATCCGCAGCCTGAACCCCCACGACATCGTCCGGCGCGTGAAGGCGTCCAGGGTCTCGGTGATCGTGTGCGTGCCCAAGATTCTCGAGGTGCTCAAGGAGCACGCGGCGCGCATCGATCCGGCTTCAATGGAGCCACCGGGCGGGTTGTCCGTTCAACGGCGGTGGTGGCGATACCGCCACCTGCACCGCCAGTTCGGGTTCAAGTTCTGGGGGTTTGTGGTCGGCGCCGCGCCGCTGGCCCCTGCCCTCGAGGAGTTCTGGAAGCGCCTGGGATTCGTCGTCATCCAGGGATACGGCCTCACCGAGACGGCGCCGGCCGTCACGATCAATCACCCGTTCAGGACCCGCACCGGCTCGGTCGGCGCGCCCCTCGCCGGCGTCGAGGTGCAGATCGCGAGCGACGGCGAGATCCTGGTTCGAGGCGAGAACGTGACGACGGGGTATTACCGGCCGGGAGTCGGGAGTCGGGAGTCGGGAGTCGACAGTCGGGAGTCGGCTGCCGAGGAAGGCGGACGAGCAAGTGATGCCGAGGGGTGGCTGCACACCGGCGACATCGGCGAACGCGACGAGGAGGGGCGGCTATTCATCCGCGGGCGCAAGAAGGAGATGATCGTCACGCCAGAGGGGCTCAACGTCTTTCCCGGCGACATCGAACGCGCACTCGACGAGCAGGCCGGCGTCGTGGAATCGGCCGTGGTCGGGTCGATGCAGGGCACCGCCGAACGCGTGCATGCCGTGCTGGTGCTGGCGCCGGAGGTCGACGCGGAAACCGTGGTGCAGAGGGCCAATGCCGGCCTCGCGGATCACCAGCGCATCCGTGGGTTCTCGCTCTGGACCAGCGGCCCCCTGCCGCGTACCGAAGGCACCCGAAAGCTGAAGCGCACGGCGATCAAGGCGTGGTTGACGGACGGCGCAAGCCCTGCGGCTCCGGCGGGCGACGGCGATCCGGTTACGGCGGTGTTGTCGAAGTTCGCCGGCGCGCGGGTGTTGAGCGGCGACACTTCGCTCGAGGGACTCGGGCTAAGTTCGCTCGACCGCATCGAGCTGATGGTGGCCCTCGAGGGCCGGTTTGGGACGCGCATCGACGAGACGCGGTTTGCCGGCGCCAGGACGCTTGATGATCTGCGGACGGTGGTGACCGCCGCGCCGCCGGCGGCATCGGTTCACGAGCCGGTCGACTTCCCTGCCTGGAACCGGGCTTGGCCCGCGCGGTGGTTGCGGCGTGCCAGCCAGTTCACATGGATCCTGCCGCTGACTCGCCTCGTCGCCCGGGTGACGGTTGAGGGGCTGCAGCACCTCGACGGCATCCGCGGGCCGGTGGTGTTCGCGGTGAATCACCAGAGCCACCTGGACGTTCCGGTCGTCCTTTCGGTGCTGCCCGGCGCGTGGCGCGCGCGCATCGCGCCCGCCATGGCGAAGGAGTTCTTCGCGGCGCACTTTCACCCTGCCCAGTACCGCTGGAGGCAGGTGCTGACCAGCCGGGGCAACTATTACCTGGCGGCACTCTTCTTCAACAGCTTCCCGCTGCCGCAGCGCGAGGCCGGCGCGCGGGAGACCTTGCGCTACATCGGCGAGGTCACCGGGGCGGGCTATTCGGTGCTGATCTTTCCCGAAGGCGTGCGATCCGAATCAGGCAACATCAAGCCGTTTCGTGGCGGGGTGGGGATGATCGCCGCGCGGCTGGGCTTGCCCGTGGTGCCGGTCCGGCTGGAAGGGGTTGACCGAGTCCTGCCAACGGGCAAAAGAATGGCCCGGCCAGGCCCGGTATCAGTGACCTTTGGCGCGCCCCTGCGCCTCAGCGGGAATGACTACGGGGCCCTGGCCCGGCAGGTGGAGCAAGCGGTACGCGATTTGCCTATCAAGGGCGGCGCATGACACAATCCGTGGGTTGGGACTGTTCCCGACCGCGGAGCCGATTACTGGACCTGAATGAGCAAAGACGATCTGATAGACATGCAAGGCACGGTCGTCGCCGTGCATAGCGGTGGCCTCTACCGAGTGCAGGTGGATGCCGGACACGAAGTGCTGGCGCAGCTGAGCGGACGGATGCGGCGTTTCCGCATCAAGGTGGTTCCTGGCGACCGGGTGACGGTTGGCATCTCCCCTTACGACCCTCAACGCGGCATCATCACCTTCCGCGCCCGCTAGGGCGCAAGTTCGAGAAGTCTTGAATTCAAATTCCACTTCATCCCGAAGACCCGGCCGGCGCCGGTCTGGTGGTGGTGGCGGCCGCGGCGGACGCCGCGGCTCCTCCAGTGCACCGAGCTTCCGCCCTGCCGCCCCACTGCCCGACCTGCCGTGGATCATCGTCGACGCCGATGCGCCGCCGACTCCGTTCGACGAGTTGGGGTTCGATCCCCGGCTCGAGGCCGGTTTCCGCTCCCTCGGCTTCGAAGGCACCCGGCCCGTCCAGGGCGCGGTGATCCCGCTGGCGCTTGATGGCGACGATGTGATCGCGTGCGCCGAGACCGGCACCGGCAAGACGCTGGCGTTCGCGGCGCCGATACTCGAACTGCTGCTGACCGAACAGCCCGGCTACGGCGACCCGGCGCGCGAGGCCTTTACCCGCGCCCTGATCCTGGCGCCGACCCGCGAACTCGCGGTCCAGATTGAAGACTCGCTGGTCGGCCTGACGTACCACACGCCGGTGACCACCGCGCCGGTGTTCGGCGGCGTCGAAATGGGTCCGCAGGAACGCGCGCTGCAGGCCGGGGTCGACATCATCGTCGCCACGCCCGGACGGCTGATGGACCACATGCGCCACAGCAATACCGACCTGGTGCGGGTGCAGTTCCTGGTGCTGGATGAGGCGGACCGGATGATGGACATGGGCTTCTGGCCCGACGTCCAGAAGATCATGTCGGCGCTTCCTCCCGACCGGCAGACGCTGCTCTTCTCGGCGACGCTGCCGGGCGAGATCCAGCGGATGGCGAAAGAGATGCTGCGCTCGCCGAAGTACGTGCAGGTGGGCAAGCAGGGCGGTGCGGCACGGACGATCGATCACCAGATGGTGCAGGTCGAAAGCGGCGCCAAGACCGACTGGCTGGCCAACTTCGCCAAGCGCGAGGTTGACGGCCCCGTGCTGGTGTTCGTGCGGACCAAGATCGGCGCCGATCGGCTCACGCGCTCGCTGGTCGCGAAAGGCATTCGCGCCGCAGCGCTGCACGCGGATCGTACGCAGCAAGAACGCAACTCGGCGGTCGAAGGGTTCCGCTCCGGCAAGCATCCCGTGCTGGTGGCCACCGACATCGCCGCGCGCGGCCTCGACATCGAGGGCATCGCGCACGTCATCAACTTCGAAGTGCCCGACTCGCCCGACACCTACGTGCATCGCGTGGGGCGCACCGGGCGCTCTGGCGCATCGGGCCACGCCGTGACCCTCGTGTCGCCGAACGAACAGCGCAACTGGAGCGCTGTGGAGGCTGCCATTGGATTCCGGGCCCGTTAACTCGGCCGCCGTCGCGCGCTTCCTGTCGTGCCGCTGGCGCAAGCCGGCCGAAGACGGCCTGCCCGACCACTGCACGCACCGTGACGTGCTGCCGATGGCCGGCAAGGAAGGGTTCAGCGCGGATT
Encoded here:
- a CDS encoding M20/M25/M40 family metallo-hydrolase, whose product is MPKFLTIAGLLIFTAACTQPAPPPPPPPTPAEGEITVDSLTTHIKVLASDEFEGRAPATPGGEKTADYLVKQLTAIGIEPGAPDGSYFQQVPIVEAVTDRNFVLSVPGNTYRYNTDMIANAGVERPRVQVQGEVVFVGYGINAPELKWNDYEGANVRGKWVLIMVNDPPAPADEPTLFGGPALTYYGRWTYKYEEAARQGAAGALLIHTDESATYPWQVVQSSWSGTQYSLPPQPGEPALNIKGWITDRSAKDLVRRGGRNLDTLREAASKRGFKAVTLNTRAAATLTQRSARKTSPNVIGVLKGTNPSEAVIYSAHWDHFGVREALPTDAPGADRIYNGAYDNASGVAGVLEIAKAFKNSPQPPARSIYFAFVTAEESGLLGSSFLAANPPLPIDKVAANINVDGVNYLGPTNDMVQLGSDRSTLGPMVEALLKERGRTLGIDAHPERGYFFRSDHFPFAKAGVPALSLSSPKQFTGPNAAALLKKQEEYNGKDYHQPTDQYDASWDFSGGVDDLKLLAQLGWRIAALPELPKYNDGDQFAQVRRK
- a CDS encoding NAD-dependent epimerase/dehydratase family protein; the encoded protein is MHIFLTGATGYIGSAVLDAMIKGGHQVTAIARDPEKAEKLRAKGATPVVAELGLPKLYVSLLKSADAVVHTAFESSPRGVQADQQAIEIMLTAQRDAMAADGKARAFLYTSGVWVLGRAARAADEDSPLDPPPHVAWRPAHEDLVLGAASSGVRPVVIRPGIVYGGGRGIVSDLIKDALNGLVRVVGPGKNRWACIYDHDLGDLYVKVLESPLATGVFHATDEADEKVSDIVEAIAGQVPQRPDIRYMPMAEARKKFGAYADCLALDQKVRSPKARALGWSPSQSGVANSVARLVEEYRNAQREKNE
- a CDS encoding AMP-binding protein, which codes for MNTLIDLFRTLESRRGECLVYDDGFRVRRHSYADVTAASRGFAAYLSSQGLGRGDKVLIWGENRPEWVVAYWGIQLIGAVAVPIDYRSSSDFVTRIRGLVRARLVLAGDEVEPGAMDTVPLAGIDWNSDGPVPDLPVDRNDVAQIVFTSGATAEPKGVLIRHRNILANLNPIAREIDRYKRYARPFRPIRFLNLLPLSHVFGQAMATGIPPLIDGSVVFIRSLNPHDIVRRVKASRVSVIVCVPKILEVLKEHAARIDPASMEPPGGLSVQRRWWRYRHLHRQFGFKFWGFVVGAAPLAPALEEFWKRLGFVVIQGYGLTETAPAVTINHPFRTRTGSVGAPLAGVEVQIASDGEILVRGENVTTGYYRPGVGSRESGVDSRESAAEEGGRASDAEGWLHTGDIGERDEEGRLFIRGRKKEMIVTPEGLNVFPGDIERALDEQAGVVESAVVGSMQGTAERVHAVLVLAPEVDAETVVQRANAGLADHQRIRGFSLWTSGPLPRTEGTRKLKRTAIKAWLTDGASPAAPAGDGDPVTAVLSKFAGARVLSGDTSLEGLGLSSLDRIELMVALEGRFGTRIDETRFAGARTLDDLRTVVTAAPPAASVHEPVDFPAWNRAWPARWLRRASQFTWILPLTRLVARVTVEGLQHLDGIRGPVVFAVNHQSHLDVPVVLSVLPGAWRARIAPAMAKEFFAAHFHPAQYRWRQVLTSRGNYYLAALFFNSFPLPQREAGARETLRYIGEVTGAGYSVLIFPEGVRSESGNIKPFRGGVGMIAARLGLPVVPVRLEGVDRVLPTGKRMARPGPVSVTFGAPLRLSGNDYGALARQVEQAVRDLPIKGGA
- the infA gene encoding translation initiation factor IF-1, whose protein sequence is MSKDDLIDMQGTVVAVHSGGLYRVQVDAGHEVLAQLSGRMRRFRIKVVPGDRVTVGISPYDPQRGIITFRAR
- a CDS encoding DEAD/DEAH box helicase, whose translation is MNSNSTSSRRPGRRRSGGGGGRGGRRGSSSAPSFRPAAPLPDLPWIIVDADAPPTPFDELGFDPRLEAGFRSLGFEGTRPVQGAVIPLALDGDDVIACAETGTGKTLAFAAPILELLLTEQPGYGDPAREAFTRALILAPTRELAVQIEDSLVGLTYHTPVTTAPVFGGVEMGPQERALQAGVDIIVATPGRLMDHMRHSNTDLVRVQFLVLDEADRMMDMGFWPDVQKIMSALPPDRQTLLFSATLPGEIQRMAKEMLRSPKYVQVGKQGGAARTIDHQMVQVESGAKTDWLANFAKREVDGPVLVFVRTKIGADRLTRSLVAKGIRAAALHADRTQQERNSAVEGFRSGKHPVLVATDIAARGLDIEGIAHVINFEVPDSPDTYVHRVGRTGRSGASGHAVTLVSPNEQRNWSAVEAAIGFRAR